From the genome of Mustela lutreola isolate mMusLut2 chromosome 16, mMusLut2.pri, whole genome shotgun sequence, one region includes:
- the EDC4 gene encoding enhancer of mRNA-decapping protein 4 isoform X1: MASSCASIDIEDATQHLRDILKLDRPAGGPSAETQRPSNAYNGDLNGLLVPDPLCSGDGTSANKPGLRAMPPINLQEKQVICLTGDDSSTCIGILAKEVEIVASSDSSISSKARGSNKVKIQPVAKYDWEQKYYYGNLIAVSNSFLAYAIRAANNGSAMVRVISVSTSERTLLKGFTGSVADLAFAHLNSSQLACLDEAGNLFVWRLALVNGKIQEEILVHIQQPEGTPLNHFRRIIWCPFIPEESEDCCEEGSPTVALLHEDRAEVWDLDMLRSNHSTWPVRVSQIKQGFIVVKGHSTCLSEGALSPDGTVLATASHDGFVKFWQIYIEGQDEPRCLHEWKPHDGRSLSCLLFCDNHKKQDPEVPFWRFLITGADQNRELKMWCTVSWTCLQTIRFSPDIFSSVSVPPSLKVCLDLSAEYLILSDVQRKVLYVMELLQNQEEGRACFSSISEFLLTHPVLSFGIQVVSRCRLRHTEVLPAEEENDSLGADGTHGAGAMESAAGVLIKLFCVHTKALQDVQIRFQPQLNPDVVAPLPTHTAHEDFAFGESRPELGSEGLGSSTQGSQPDPRRIVELPAPADFLSLSSETKPKLMTPDAFMTPSTSLQQIAVSPSSSSSSGSSSSSSSSSLTAVSAMSSTSAVDPSLPRPPEELTLSPKLQLDGSLTMSSSSSLQASPRSLLPSLLPGPADKLTPKAPGQVPAAASALSLELQEVEPLGLPQASPSRTRSPDVISSASTALSQDIPEIASEALSRGFVSSAPEGLEPDSMASAASALHLLSPRPRPGPELGSQLGLDGGPGDGDRHSTPSLLEAALTQEATASDSQVWPTAPDITRETCSSLAESPRNGLQEKHKSLAFHRPPYHLLQQHDSQDASAEQSDHDDEVASLASAAGGFGTKVPTPRLPAKDWKTKGSPRASPKLKRKGKKDDGDSAVGSRLLEHQVADPPEDWPALIWQQQRELAELRHSQEELLQRLCTQLEGLQSTVTGHVERALESRHEQERILTGHGSVWRRGGDSSSILGPGMDVGPAPGLFLSCSAERRLERALAEGQQRGGQLQEQLTQQLSQALSSAVAGRLERSIRDEIKKTVPPCVSRSLEPVAGQLSNSVATKLTAVEGSMKENISKLLKSKNLTDAIARAAADTLQGPMQAAYREAFQSVVLPAFEKSCQAMFQQINDSFRLGTQEYLQQLESHMKSRKAREQEAREPVLAQLRGLVSTLQGATEQMAATVSSSVRAEVQHQLHVAVGSLQESILAQVQRIVKGEVSVALKEQQAAVTSSIMQAMRSAAGTPVPAAHLDCQAQQAHILQLLQQGHLNQAFQQALTAADLNLVLYVCETVDPGQVFGQPPCPLSQPVLLSLIQQLASDLGTRTDLKLSYLEEAVMHLDHSDPITRDHMGSVMAQVRQKLFQFLQAEPHNSLGKVARRLSLMLHGLVTPSLP; encoded by the exons ATGGCCTCCTCCTGCGCGAGCATCGACATCGAGGACGCCACGCAGCACCTGCGGGACATTCTCAAGCTGGACCGGCCCGCGGGGG GTCCCAGTGCAGAGACCCAGCGCCCATCTAATGCCTACAATGGGGATCTCAACGGGCTTCTTGTCCCAGACCCCCTCTGCTCAGGTGATGGTACTTCAGCAAACAAGCCTGGTCTCCGTGCCATGCCACCTATTAACCTTCAGGAAAAGCAGGTCAT CTGCCTCACAGGAGATGACAGCTCTACATGCATCGGGATTTTGGCCAAGGAGGTGGAGATTGTGGCCAGCAGTGACTCTAGCATCTCAAGCAAAGCACGGGGCAGCAACAAG GTGAAAATCCAGCCTGTGGCCAAGTATGACTGGGAACAGAAATATTACTATGGCAACCTTATTGCTGTGTCCAACTCCTTCTTGGCCTATGCCATTCGGG CTGCCAACAACGGCTCGGCGATGGTGCGGGTGATCAGTGTTAGCACTTCAGAGCGGACCCTGCTCAAGGGCTTCACAGGCAGCGTGGCTGATTTGGCCTTTGCACACCTCAATTCCTCCCAGCTGGCCTGCCTGGATGAGGCAGGCAACCTGTTCGTGTGGCGCTTGGCTCTGGTTAATGGCAAAATTCA AGAAGAGATCTTGGTCCACATCCAGCAGCCAGAGGGCACACCACTGAACCACTTCCGCAGGATCATCTGGTGCCCCTTCATCCCAGAGGAGAGTGAGGACTGCTGTGAGGAGGGCAGCCCCACGGTGGCTCTGTTGCATGAGGACCGG GCTGAGGTGTGGGATCTGGACATGCTCCGCTCCAACCACAGCACCTGGCCTGTGCGTGTTAGCCAGATCAAGCAAGGCTTCATCGTGGTAAAAGGCCACAGCACT TGCCTGAGTGAAGGGGCCCTCTCACCTGATGGGACTGTCCTGGCTACTGCAAGCCATGATGGCTTTGTCAAGTTCTGGCAGATCTACATCGAGGGGCAGGATGAGCCAAG GTGTCTGCATGAGTGGAAGCCTCATGATGGGCGGTCCCTTTCCTGCCTCCTGTTCTGTGACAACCACAAGAAGCAGGACCCTGA AGTCCCTTTCTGGAGGTTCCTCATCACTGGTGCTGACCAGAATCGGGAGCTAAAGATGTGGTGCACAGTGTCCTGGACCTGCCTGCAGACCATTCG TTTCTCCCCAGATATCTTCAGCTCAGTGAGTGTGCCCCCCAGCCTCAAGGTTTGTCTGGACCTCTCAGCCGAATACCTTATTCTCAGCGATGTGCAACGGAAG GTCTTGTACGTGATGGAGCTGCTGCAGAACCAGGAGGAGGGCCGTGCCTGCTTCAGCTCCATCTCTGAGTTCCTGCTCACCCACCCCGTGCTGAGCTTCGGTATCCAGGTTGTGAGTCGCTGCCGACTGCGGCACACTGAGGTGCTGCCTGCTGAGGAGGAGAACGACAGCCTAGGGGCTG ATGGGACCCACGGAGCTGGTGCCATGGAGTCTGCAGCTGGTGTGCTCATCAAACTCTTCTGTGTGCATACTAA GGCACTGCAGGACGTGCAGATCCGTTTCCAGCCGCAGTTGAACCCCGACGTGGTggccccactccccacccacacTGCCCATGAGGACTTCG CATTTGGAGAGTCTCGGCCTGAACTGGGCTCTGAGGGCCTGGGGTCATCTACCCAAGGATCCCAGCCTGACCCCCGACGCATAGTGGAGCTGCCTGCGCCCGCGGACTTCCTCAGTCTGAGCAGTGAGACGAAGCCCAAGCTGATGACCCCTGACGCCTTCATGACACCTAGCACCTCCCTGCAGCAg atCGCTGTgtcccccagcagcagcagcagctccggctctagctccagctccagctcctcctcTCTTACAGCTGTGTCTGCCATGAGCAGTACGTCAGCTGTGGACCCCTCCTTGCCTAG GCCACCTGAGGAGCTGACCTTGAGCCCCAAGTTGCAGCTGGACGGCAGTCTGACGATGAGCAGCAGTAGCAGCCTGCAGGCAAGCCCACGCAGCCTCTTGCCCAGCCTGCTCCCAGGTCCAGCTGACAAACTGACTCCCAAAGCACctgggcag GtgcctgctgctgcctctgcACTGTCGCTGGAGCTGCAGGAAGTGGAACCCCTGGGGCTACCCCAGGCTTCTCCCAGCCGCACCCGCTCCCCTGATGTTATTTCCTCAGCTTCCACTGCCTTGTCCCAGGACATCCCTGAGATCGCATCTGAGGCCCTGTCCCGTGGTTTTGTCTCCTCTGCTCCTGAGGGTCTTGAACCAGACAGTATGGCCTCAGCTGCCTCAGCGCTCCACCTGCTGTCCCCACGGCCCCGGCCGGGGCCCGAGCTTGGCTCCCAGCTTGGCCTCGATGGAGGACCTGGGGATGGGGATCGGCACAGTACCCCTTCCCTTTTGGAGGCAGCGTTGACCCAGGAGGCCACAGCCTCTGACAGTCAGGTCTGGCCTACGGCACCGGACATTACTCGTGAGACCTGCAGCAGCCTGGCAGAGAG TCCCAGGAACGGCCTCCAGGAGAAGCACAAGAGCCTGGCCTTCCACCGACCACCTTATCACCTGCTGCAGCAACATGACAGCCAGGACGCCAGTGCTGAGCAAAG TGACCATGATGATGAGGTTGCTAGCCTTGCCTCTGCTGCAGGGGGCTTTGGCACCAAAGTTCCCACTCCACGGCTACCGGCCAAGGACTGGAAGACCAAGGGTTCTCCTCGAGCCTCACCTAAGCTtaaaagaaagggcaagaaaGATGACGG GGACTCAGCTGTGGGATCCCGGCTCTTGGAGCACCAG GTGGCAGACCCTCCTGAGGACTGGCCAGCCCTAATTTGGCAACAGCAGAGAGAGTTGGCAGAGCTGCGACACAGCCAAGAAGAATTGCTGCAGCGTCTTTGCACCCAGCTGGAAGGCCTGCAGAGCACTGTCACAGGCCACGTAGAACGAGCCCTGGAGTCGCGGCATGAGCAGGAGCGTATCCTTACGGGTCATGGCTCAGTGTGGCGTAGGGGTGGGGACAGCAGCAGCATTCTTGGCCCAGGAATGGATGTGGGGCCTGCCCCAGGTCTGTTCCTTAGCTGCAGTGCAGAGCGGCGGCTGGAGCGGGCACTGGCCGAGGGGCAGCAGCGGGGTGGACAGCTGCAGGAGCAGCTGACACAACAGCTGTCCCAGGCGCTGTCTTCGGCTGTAGCTGGGAGGCTGGAGCGCAGCATACGGGATGAGATCAAGAAGACGGTGCCCCCGT GTGTCTCCAGGAGTCTGGAGCCAGTGGCAGGCCAGCTGAGCAACTCAGTGGCCACCAAGCTCACTGCCGTGGAGGGTAGCATGAAAGAGAATATCTCCAAGCTGCTGAAGTCCAAG aACTTGACAGATGCCATTGCCCGAGCAGCTGCAGACACATTACAGGGGCCAATGCAGGCTGCCTACCGTGAAGCCTTTCAGAGTGTGGTGCTGCCGGCGTTTGAGAAGAGCTGCCAAGCCATGTTCCAGCAGATCAATGATAGCTTCCGACTGGGCACACAAGAGT ACTTGCAGCAGCTGGAGAGCCACATGAAGAGCCGGAAGGCGCGAGAACAGGAGGCACGGGAGCCTGTGTTGGCCCAGCTGCGGGGCCTGGTCAGCACACTGCAGGGTGCCACCGAGCAGATGGCGGCCACTGTGTCTAGCAGCGTTCGGGCTGAGGTGCAGCACCAGCTGCACGTGGCTGTAGGCAG CCTACAGGAGTCCATTTTAGCACAGGTACAGCGCATTGTTAAGGGTGAGGTGAGTGTAGCACTCAAGGAACAACAGGCTGCCGTCACATCTAGCATCATGCAGGCCATGCGTTCAGCTGCTGGCACACCCGTCCCCGCTGCCCACCTCGATTGCCAGGCCCAGCAAGCCCATATCCTGCAGCTGCTGCAGCAGGGCCACCTCAATCAGGCCTTCCAACAG GCCCTGACAGCTGCTGACCTGAACCTGGTGCTGTATGTGTGTGAAACTGTGGACCCAGGGCAGGTTTTTGGGCAGCCACCCTGCCCACTCTCCCAGCCTGTGCTCCTTTCCCTCATCCAGCAGCTGGCCTCTGACCTTGGTACTCGAACTGATCTCAAGCTCAG CTACCTGGAAGAGGCTGTGATGCACCTGGACCACAGTGACCCCATTACTCGGGACCACATGGGCTCCGTCATGGCCCAGGTGCGCCAGAAGCTCTTCCAGTTCCTTCAGGCTGAGCCACACAACTCACTTGGTAAAGTGGCCCGACGTCTCAGCCTCATGCTGCACGGCCTTGTAACCCCTAGCCTCCCGTAG
- the EDC4 gene encoding enhancer of mRNA-decapping protein 4 isoform X2, with protein sequence MASSCASIDIEDATQHLRDILKLDRPAGGPSAETQRPSNAYNGDLNGLLVPDPLCSGDGTSANKPGLRAMPPINLQEKQVICLTGDDSSTCIGILAKEVEIVASSDSSISSKARGSNKVKIQPVAKYDWEQKYYYGNLIAVSNSFLAYAIRAANNGSAMVRVISVSTSERTLLKGFTGSVADLAFAHLNSSQLACLDEAGNLFVWRLALVNGKIQEEILVHIQQPEGTPLNHFRRIIWCPFIPEESEDCCEEGSPTVALLHEDRAEVWDLDMLRSNHSTWPVRVSQIKQGFIVVKGHSTCLSEGALSPDGTVLATASHDGFVKFWQIYIEGQDEPRCLHEWKPHDGRSLSCLLFCDNHKKQDPEVPFWRFLITGADQNRELKMWCTVSWTCLQTIRFSPDIFSSVSVPPSLKVCLDLSAEYLILSDVQRKVLYVMELLQNQEEGRACFSSISEFLLTHPVLSFGIQVVSRCRLRHTEVLPAEEENDSLGADGTHGAGAMESAAGVLIKLFCVHTKALQDVQIRFQPQLNPDVVAPLPTHTAHEDFAFGESRPELGSEGLGSSTQGSQPDPRRIVELPAPADFLSLSSETKPKLMTPDAFMTPSTSLQQIAVSPSSSSSSGSSSSSSSSSLTAVSAMSSTSAVDPSLPRPPEELTLSPKLQLDGSLTMSSSSSLQASPRSLLPSLLPGPADKLTPKAPGQVPAAASALSLELQEVEPLGLPQASPSRTRSPDVISSASTALSQDIPEIASEALSRGFVSSAPEGLEPDSMASAASALHLLSPRPRPGPELGSQLGLDGGPGDGDRHSTPSLLEAALTQEATASDSQVWPTAPDITRETCSSLAESPRNGLQEKHKSLAFHRPPYHLLQQHDSQDASAEQSDHDDEVASLASAAGGFGTKVPTPRLPAKDWKTKGSPRASPKLKRKGKKDDGDSAVGSRLLEHQVADPPEDWPALIWQQQRELAELRHSQEELLQRLCTQLEGLQSTVTGHVERALESRHEQEQRRLERALAEGQQRGGQLQEQLTQQLSQALSSAVAGRLERSIRDEIKKTVPPCVSRSLEPVAGQLSNSVATKLTAVEGSMKENISKLLKSKNLTDAIARAAADTLQGPMQAAYREAFQSVVLPAFEKSCQAMFQQINDSFRLGTQEYLQQLESHMKSRKAREQEAREPVLAQLRGLVSTLQGATEQMAATVSSSVRAEVQHQLHVAVGSLQESILAQVQRIVKGEVSVALKEQQAAVTSSIMQAMRSAAGTPVPAAHLDCQAQQAHILQLLQQGHLNQAFQQALTAADLNLVLYVCETVDPGQVFGQPPCPLSQPVLLSLIQQLASDLGTRTDLKLSYLEEAVMHLDHSDPITRDHMGSVMAQVRQKLFQFLQAEPHNSLGKVARRLSLMLHGLVTPSLP encoded by the exons ATGGCCTCCTCCTGCGCGAGCATCGACATCGAGGACGCCACGCAGCACCTGCGGGACATTCTCAAGCTGGACCGGCCCGCGGGGG GTCCCAGTGCAGAGACCCAGCGCCCATCTAATGCCTACAATGGGGATCTCAACGGGCTTCTTGTCCCAGACCCCCTCTGCTCAGGTGATGGTACTTCAGCAAACAAGCCTGGTCTCCGTGCCATGCCACCTATTAACCTTCAGGAAAAGCAGGTCAT CTGCCTCACAGGAGATGACAGCTCTACATGCATCGGGATTTTGGCCAAGGAGGTGGAGATTGTGGCCAGCAGTGACTCTAGCATCTCAAGCAAAGCACGGGGCAGCAACAAG GTGAAAATCCAGCCTGTGGCCAAGTATGACTGGGAACAGAAATATTACTATGGCAACCTTATTGCTGTGTCCAACTCCTTCTTGGCCTATGCCATTCGGG CTGCCAACAACGGCTCGGCGATGGTGCGGGTGATCAGTGTTAGCACTTCAGAGCGGACCCTGCTCAAGGGCTTCACAGGCAGCGTGGCTGATTTGGCCTTTGCACACCTCAATTCCTCCCAGCTGGCCTGCCTGGATGAGGCAGGCAACCTGTTCGTGTGGCGCTTGGCTCTGGTTAATGGCAAAATTCA AGAAGAGATCTTGGTCCACATCCAGCAGCCAGAGGGCACACCACTGAACCACTTCCGCAGGATCATCTGGTGCCCCTTCATCCCAGAGGAGAGTGAGGACTGCTGTGAGGAGGGCAGCCCCACGGTGGCTCTGTTGCATGAGGACCGG GCTGAGGTGTGGGATCTGGACATGCTCCGCTCCAACCACAGCACCTGGCCTGTGCGTGTTAGCCAGATCAAGCAAGGCTTCATCGTGGTAAAAGGCCACAGCACT TGCCTGAGTGAAGGGGCCCTCTCACCTGATGGGACTGTCCTGGCTACTGCAAGCCATGATGGCTTTGTCAAGTTCTGGCAGATCTACATCGAGGGGCAGGATGAGCCAAG GTGTCTGCATGAGTGGAAGCCTCATGATGGGCGGTCCCTTTCCTGCCTCCTGTTCTGTGACAACCACAAGAAGCAGGACCCTGA AGTCCCTTTCTGGAGGTTCCTCATCACTGGTGCTGACCAGAATCGGGAGCTAAAGATGTGGTGCACAGTGTCCTGGACCTGCCTGCAGACCATTCG TTTCTCCCCAGATATCTTCAGCTCAGTGAGTGTGCCCCCCAGCCTCAAGGTTTGTCTGGACCTCTCAGCCGAATACCTTATTCTCAGCGATGTGCAACGGAAG GTCTTGTACGTGATGGAGCTGCTGCAGAACCAGGAGGAGGGCCGTGCCTGCTTCAGCTCCATCTCTGAGTTCCTGCTCACCCACCCCGTGCTGAGCTTCGGTATCCAGGTTGTGAGTCGCTGCCGACTGCGGCACACTGAGGTGCTGCCTGCTGAGGAGGAGAACGACAGCCTAGGGGCTG ATGGGACCCACGGAGCTGGTGCCATGGAGTCTGCAGCTGGTGTGCTCATCAAACTCTTCTGTGTGCATACTAA GGCACTGCAGGACGTGCAGATCCGTTTCCAGCCGCAGTTGAACCCCGACGTGGTggccccactccccacccacacTGCCCATGAGGACTTCG CATTTGGAGAGTCTCGGCCTGAACTGGGCTCTGAGGGCCTGGGGTCATCTACCCAAGGATCCCAGCCTGACCCCCGACGCATAGTGGAGCTGCCTGCGCCCGCGGACTTCCTCAGTCTGAGCAGTGAGACGAAGCCCAAGCTGATGACCCCTGACGCCTTCATGACACCTAGCACCTCCCTGCAGCAg atCGCTGTgtcccccagcagcagcagcagctccggctctagctccagctccagctcctcctcTCTTACAGCTGTGTCTGCCATGAGCAGTACGTCAGCTGTGGACCCCTCCTTGCCTAG GCCACCTGAGGAGCTGACCTTGAGCCCCAAGTTGCAGCTGGACGGCAGTCTGACGATGAGCAGCAGTAGCAGCCTGCAGGCAAGCCCACGCAGCCTCTTGCCCAGCCTGCTCCCAGGTCCAGCTGACAAACTGACTCCCAAAGCACctgggcag GtgcctgctgctgcctctgcACTGTCGCTGGAGCTGCAGGAAGTGGAACCCCTGGGGCTACCCCAGGCTTCTCCCAGCCGCACCCGCTCCCCTGATGTTATTTCCTCAGCTTCCACTGCCTTGTCCCAGGACATCCCTGAGATCGCATCTGAGGCCCTGTCCCGTGGTTTTGTCTCCTCTGCTCCTGAGGGTCTTGAACCAGACAGTATGGCCTCAGCTGCCTCAGCGCTCCACCTGCTGTCCCCACGGCCCCGGCCGGGGCCCGAGCTTGGCTCCCAGCTTGGCCTCGATGGAGGACCTGGGGATGGGGATCGGCACAGTACCCCTTCCCTTTTGGAGGCAGCGTTGACCCAGGAGGCCACAGCCTCTGACAGTCAGGTCTGGCCTACGGCACCGGACATTACTCGTGAGACCTGCAGCAGCCTGGCAGAGAG TCCCAGGAACGGCCTCCAGGAGAAGCACAAGAGCCTGGCCTTCCACCGACCACCTTATCACCTGCTGCAGCAACATGACAGCCAGGACGCCAGTGCTGAGCAAAG TGACCATGATGATGAGGTTGCTAGCCTTGCCTCTGCTGCAGGGGGCTTTGGCACCAAAGTTCCCACTCCACGGCTACCGGCCAAGGACTGGAAGACCAAGGGTTCTCCTCGAGCCTCACCTAAGCTtaaaagaaagggcaagaaaGATGACGG GGACTCAGCTGTGGGATCCCGGCTCTTGGAGCACCAG GTGGCAGACCCTCCTGAGGACTGGCCAGCCCTAATTTGGCAACAGCAGAGAGAGTTGGCAGAGCTGCGACACAGCCAAGAAGAATTGCTGCAGCGTCTTTGCACCCAGCTGGAAGGCCTGCAGAGCACTGTCACAGGCCACGTAGAACGAGCCCTGGAGTCGCGGCATGAGCAGGAGC AGCGGCGGCTGGAGCGGGCACTGGCCGAGGGGCAGCAGCGGGGTGGACAGCTGCAGGAGCAGCTGACACAACAGCTGTCCCAGGCGCTGTCTTCGGCTGTAGCTGGGAGGCTGGAGCGCAGCATACGGGATGAGATCAAGAAGACGGTGCCCCCGT GTGTCTCCAGGAGTCTGGAGCCAGTGGCAGGCCAGCTGAGCAACTCAGTGGCCACCAAGCTCACTGCCGTGGAGGGTAGCATGAAAGAGAATATCTCCAAGCTGCTGAAGTCCAAG aACTTGACAGATGCCATTGCCCGAGCAGCTGCAGACACATTACAGGGGCCAATGCAGGCTGCCTACCGTGAAGCCTTTCAGAGTGTGGTGCTGCCGGCGTTTGAGAAGAGCTGCCAAGCCATGTTCCAGCAGATCAATGATAGCTTCCGACTGGGCACACAAGAGT ACTTGCAGCAGCTGGAGAGCCACATGAAGAGCCGGAAGGCGCGAGAACAGGAGGCACGGGAGCCTGTGTTGGCCCAGCTGCGGGGCCTGGTCAGCACACTGCAGGGTGCCACCGAGCAGATGGCGGCCACTGTGTCTAGCAGCGTTCGGGCTGAGGTGCAGCACCAGCTGCACGTGGCTGTAGGCAG CCTACAGGAGTCCATTTTAGCACAGGTACAGCGCATTGTTAAGGGTGAGGTGAGTGTAGCACTCAAGGAACAACAGGCTGCCGTCACATCTAGCATCATGCAGGCCATGCGTTCAGCTGCTGGCACACCCGTCCCCGCTGCCCACCTCGATTGCCAGGCCCAGCAAGCCCATATCCTGCAGCTGCTGCAGCAGGGCCACCTCAATCAGGCCTTCCAACAG GCCCTGACAGCTGCTGACCTGAACCTGGTGCTGTATGTGTGTGAAACTGTGGACCCAGGGCAGGTTTTTGGGCAGCCACCCTGCCCACTCTCCCAGCCTGTGCTCCTTTCCCTCATCCAGCAGCTGGCCTCTGACCTTGGTACTCGAACTGATCTCAAGCTCAG CTACCTGGAAGAGGCTGTGATGCACCTGGACCACAGTGACCCCATTACTCGGGACCACATGGGCTCCGTCATGGCCCAGGTGCGCCAGAAGCTCTTCCAGTTCCTTCAGGCTGAGCCACACAACTCACTTGGTAAAGTGGCCCGACGTCTCAGCCTCATGCTGCACGGCCTTGTAACCCCTAGCCTCCCGTAG